One genomic region from Salvia hispanica cultivar TCC Black 2014 chromosome 2, UniMelb_Shisp_WGS_1.0, whole genome shotgun sequence encodes:
- the LOC125206145 gene encoding secreted RxLR effector protein 161-like, translating into MFDAKPASVPLAAHFMLSKDLCPKSQFDIDAMKKVPYANAIGSVMYLMVSTRPDIAYVVSCLSRYMANPGSVHWEALKWLLRYLKHTAKYGLCYSKCNDGVLLTGFVDSNYANDKDKRKSTTSYVFTVCRSCVSWKSQLQYIVALSTTESEYIAITEAMKEAVWLKGVLSELKFLNNSPTVFSDSQSVIQLCKNPIFHDRTKHIDVRFHYIRYIVEKGEIFLQKVHTDKNPADMGTKCLPVDKMLTCIRILHFDCG; encoded by the coding sequence ATGTTTGATGCTAAACCTGCCTCTGTTCCCCTTGCTGCTCATTTTATGTTGAGTAAAGATTTATGCCCTAAGTCTCAGTTTGATATTGATGCCATGAAGAAAGTCCCCTATGCTAATGCTATTGGATCAGTGATGTACTTGATGGTTAGCACTAGGCCTGACATTGCCTATGTTGTGTCTTGCCTTAGTAGATATATGGCAAATCCTGGTTCTGTTCATTGGGAGGCTTTGAAGTGGCTTCTGAGATATCTTAAGCACACTGCCAAGTATGGGTTGTGTTACTCTAAATGTAATGATGGTGTTTTACTAACTGGTTTTGTGGATTCCAACTATGCAAATGACAAGGATAAGAGGAAGTCTACTACCTCCTATGTGTTCACTGTGTGCAGGTCATGTGTTAGTTGGAAGTCACAGCTACAGTATATAGTGGCCTTGTCTACTACTGAGTCAGAATATATTGCTATCACTGAGGCAATGAAAGAGGCTGTATGGTTAAAGGGAGTTCTCTCTGAACTTAAGTTTTTGAATAATTCTCCTACTGTGTTTTCTGATTCCCAATCTGTCATTCAATTATGTAAAAACCCTATTTTCCATGATAGGACAAAACATATTGATGTGAGATTTCATTACATTAGATATATTGTTGAAAAAGGTgaaatttttcttcaaaaggtGCACACTGATAAAAACCCTGCTGATATGGGAACTAAATGCTTACCTGTTGATAAAATGCTCACTTGCATTAGGATTTTGCATTTTGATTGTGGTTAG